The proteins below are encoded in one region of Homo sapiens chromosome 2, GRCh38.p14 Primary Assembly:
- the CCDC74A gene encoding coiled-coil domain-containing protein 74A isoform 11 (isoform 11 is encoded by transcript variant 11): MSGAGVAAGTRPPSSPTPGSRRRRQRPSVGVQSLRPQSPQLRQSDPQKRNLDLEKSLQFLQQQHSEMLAKLHEEIEHLKRENKDLHYKLIMNQTSQKKDSLSMSSFQSVKSISNSGKARPQPGSFNKQDSKADVSQKADLEEEPLLHNSKLDKVPGVQGQASPPHLGSAKCSSASCGIPTSCRPKSCGTSSPSWKGARGPRQPRRKLAFPGTKKPRISPRSPPRASPRNA; this comes from the exons ATGAGCGGTGCGGGGGTGGCGGCTGGGACGCGGCCCCCCAGCTCGCCGACCCCGGGCTCTCGGCGCCGGCGCCAGCGCCCCTCTGTGGGCGTCCAGTCCTTGAGGCCGCAGAGCCCGCAGCTCAGGCAGAGCGACCCGCAGAAACGGAACCTGGACCTGGAGAAAAGCCTGCAGTTCCTGCAGCAGCAGCACTCGGAGATGCTGGCCAAGCTCCATGAGGAGATCGAGCATCTGAAGCGGGAAAACAAGG ATCTCCATTACAAGCTCATAATGAATCAGACATCACAGAAGAAAG ACAGCCTCTCCATGTCAAGCTTCCAGTCTGTCAAGTCCATCTCTAATTCAG GCAAGGCCAGGCCCCAGCCCGGCTCCTTCAACAAGCAAGATTCAAAAGCTGACGTCTCCCAGAAGGCGGACCTGGAAGAGGAGCCCCTACTTCACAACAGCAAGCTGGACAAAGTTCCTGGGGTACAAGGGCAGGCCAG CCCACCACACTTAGGCAGTGCGAAGTGCTCATCCGCGAGCTGTGGAATACCAACCTCCTGCAGACCCAAGAG CTGCGGCACCTCAAGTCCCTCCTGGAAGGGAGCCAGAGGCCCCAGGCAGCCCCGGAGGAAGCTAGCTTTCCCAG GGACCAAGAAGCCACGCATTTCCCCAAGGTCTCCACCAAGAGCCTCTCCAAGAAATG CCTGA
- the CCDC74A gene encoding coiled-coil domain-containing protein 74A isoform X4, with protein sequence MSGAGVAAGTRPPSSPTPGSRRRRQRPSVGVQSLRPQSPQLRQSDPQKRNLDLEKSLQFLQQQHSEMLAKLHEEIEHLKRENKGEPARGPRPALPPQAHSTLPLPQHRNTAINSSTRLGSGGTQDDLHYKLIMNQTSQKKDSLSMSSFQSVKSISNSANSQGKARPQPGSFNKQDSKADVSQKADLEEEPLLHNSKLDKVPGVQGQARKEKAEASNAGAACMGNSQHQGRQMGAGAHPPMILPLPLRKPTTLRQCEVLIRELWNTNLLQTQELRHLKSLLEGSQRPQAAPEEASFPRDQEATHFPKVSTKSLSKKCLSPPVAERAILPALKQTPKNNFAERQKRLQAMQKRRLHRSVL encoded by the exons ATGAGCGGTGCGGGGGTGGCGGCTGGGACGCGGCCCCCCAGCTCGCCGACCCCGGGCTCTCGGCGCCGGCGCCAGCGCCCCTCTGTGGGCGTCCAGTCCTTGAGGCCGCAGAGCCCGCAGCTCAGGCAGAGCGACCCGCAGAAACGGAACCTGGACCTGGAGAAAAGCCTGCAGTTCCTGCAGCAGCAGCACTCGGAGATGCTGGCCAAGCTCCATGAGGAGATCGAGCATCTGAAGCGGGAAAACAAGGGTGAGCCGGCGCGGGGCCCTAGGCCGGCCCTGCCTCCCCAGGCACACTCAACACTGCCGCTCCCGCAGCACAGAAACACAGCCATCAACTCCAGCACACGCCTGGGCTCAGGGGGAACACAGGACG ATCTCCATTACAAGCTCATAATGAATCAGACATCACAGAAGAAAG ACAGCCTCTCCATGTCAAGCTTCCAGTCTGTCAAGTCCATCTCTAATTCAG CCAACTCTCAAGGCAAGGCCAGGCCCCAGCCCGGCTCCTTCAACAAGCAAGATTCAAAAGCTGACGTCTCCCAGAAGGCGGACCTGGAAGAGGAGCCCCTACTTCACAACAGCAAGCTGGACAAAGTTCCTGGGGTACAAGGGCAGGCCAG AAAGGAGAAAGCAGAGGCCTCTAATGCAGGAGCTGCCTGTATGGGGAACAGCCAGCACCAGGGCAGGCAGATGGGGGCGGGGGCACACCCCCCAATGATCCTGCCCCTTCCCCTGCGAAAGCCCACCACACTTAGGCAGTGCGAAGTGCTCATCCGCGAGCTGTGGAATACCAACCTCCTGCAGACCCAAGAG CTGCGGCACCTCAAGTCCCTCCTGGAAGGGAGCCAGAGGCCCCAGGCAGCCCCGGAGGAAGCTAGCTTTCCCAG GGACCAAGAAGCCACGCATTTCCCCAAGGTCTCCACCAAGAGCCTCTCCAAGAAATG CCTGAGCCCACCTGTGGCGGAGCGTGCCATCCTGCCCGCACTGAAGCAGACCCCGAAGAACAACTTTGCCGAGAGGCAGAAGAGGCTGCAGGCAATGCAGAAACGGCGCCTGCATCGCTCAGTGCTTTGA
- the CCDC74A gene encoding coiled-coil domain-containing protein 74A isoform X6, with product MSGAGVAAGTRPPSSPTPGSRRRRQRPSVGVQSLRPQSPQLRQSDPQKRNLDLEKSLQFLQQQHSEMLAKLHEEIEHLKRENKGEPARGPRPALPPQAHSTLPLPQHRNTAINSSTRLGSGGTQDDLHYKLIMNQTSQKKDGPSGNHLSRASAPLGARWVCINGVWVEPGGPSPARLKEGSSRTHRPGGKRGRLAGGSADTVRSPADSLSMSSFQSVKSISNSGKARPQPGSFNKQDSKADVSQKADLEEEPLLHNSKLDKVPGVQGQASPPHLGSAKCSSASCGIPTSCRPKSCGTSSPSWKGARGPRQPRRKLAFPGTKKPRISPRSPPRASPRNA from the exons ATGAGCGGTGCGGGGGTGGCGGCTGGGACGCGGCCCCCCAGCTCGCCGACCCCGGGCTCTCGGCGCCGGCGCCAGCGCCCCTCTGTGGGCGTCCAGTCCTTGAGGCCGCAGAGCCCGCAGCTCAGGCAGAGCGACCCGCAGAAACGGAACCTGGACCTGGAGAAAAGCCTGCAGTTCCTGCAGCAGCAGCACTCGGAGATGCTGGCCAAGCTCCATGAGGAGATCGAGCATCTGAAGCGGGAAAACAAGGGTGAGCCGGCGCGGGGCCCTAGGCCGGCCCTGCCTCCCCAGGCACACTCAACACTGCCGCTCCCGCAGCACAGAAACACAGCCATCAACTCCAGCACACGCCTGGGCTCAGGGGGAACACAGGACG ATCTCCATTACAAGCTCATAATGAATCAGACATCACAGAAGAAAG ATGGCCCCTCAGGAAACCACCTTTCCAGGGCCTCTGCTCCCTTGGGCGCTCGCTGGGTCTGCATCAACGGAGTGTGGGTAGAGCCGGGAGGACCCAGCCCTGCCAGGCTGAAGGAGGGCTCCTCACGGACACACAGGCCAGGAGGCAAGCGTGGGCGTCTTGCGGGCGGTAGCGCCGACACTGTGCGCTCTCCTGCAGACAGCCTCTCCATGTCAAGCTTCCAGTCTGTCAAGTCCATCTCTAATTCAG GCAAGGCCAGGCCCCAGCCCGGCTCCTTCAACAAGCAAGATTCAAAAGCTGACGTCTCCCAGAAGGCGGACCTGGAAGAGGAGCCCCTACTTCACAACAGCAAGCTGGACAAAGTTCCTGGGGTACAAGGGCAGGCCAG CCCACCACACTTAGGCAGTGCGAAGTGCTCATCCGCGAGCTGTGGAATACCAACCTCCTGCAGACCCAAGAG CTGCGGCACCTCAAGTCCCTCCTGGAAGGGAGCCAGAGGCCCCAGGCAGCCCCGGAGGAAGCTAGCTTTCCCAG GGACCAAGAAGCCACGCATTTCCCCAAGGTCTCCACCAAGAGCCTCTCCAAGAAATG CCTGA
- the CCDC74A gene encoding coiled-coil domain-containing protein 74A isoform X13, which translates to MSGAGVAAGTRPPSSPTPGSRRRRQRPSVGVQSLRPQSPQLRQSDPQKRNLDLEKSLQFLQQQHSEMLAKLHEEIEHLKRENKGEPARGPRPALPPQAHSTLPLPQHRNTAINSSTRLGSGGTQDDLHYKLIMNQTSQKKDSLSMSSFQSVKSISNSVTGLVGSDLQPTLKARPGPSPAPSTSKIQKLTSPRRRTWKRSPYFTTASWTKFLGYKGRPERRKQRPLMQELPVWGTASTRAGRWGRGHTPQ; encoded by the exons ATGAGCGGTGCGGGGGTGGCGGCTGGGACGCGGCCCCCCAGCTCGCCGACCCCGGGCTCTCGGCGCCGGCGCCAGCGCCCCTCTGTGGGCGTCCAGTCCTTGAGGCCGCAGAGCCCGCAGCTCAGGCAGAGCGACCCGCAGAAACGGAACCTGGACCTGGAGAAAAGCCTGCAGTTCCTGCAGCAGCAGCACTCGGAGATGCTGGCCAAGCTCCATGAGGAGATCGAGCATCTGAAGCGGGAAAACAAGGGTGAGCCGGCGCGGGGCCCTAGGCCGGCCCTGCCTCCCCAGGCACACTCAACACTGCCGCTCCCGCAGCACAGAAACACAGCCATCAACTCCAGCACACGCCTGGGCTCAGGGGGAACACAGGACG ATCTCCATTACAAGCTCATAATGAATCAGACATCACAGAAGAAAG ACAGCCTCTCCATGTCAAGCTTCCAGTCTGTCAAGTCCATCTCTAATTCAG TGACCGGCCTTGTAGGGTCTGACTTGCAGCCAACTCTCAAGGCAAGGCCAGGCCCCAGCCCGGCTCCTTCAACAAGCAAGATTCAAAAGCTGACGTCTCCCAGAAGGCGGACCTGGAAGAGGAGCCCCTACTTCACAACAGCAAGCTGGACAAAGTTCCTGGGGTACAAGGGCAGGCCAG AAAGGAGAAAGCAGAGGCCTCTAATGCAGGAGCTGCCTGTATGGGGAACAGCCAGCACCAGGGCAGGCAGATGGGGGCGGGGGCACACCCCCCAATGA
- the CCDC74A gene encoding coiled-coil domain-containing protein 74A isoform 9 (isoform 9 is encoded by transcript variant 9), with the protein MSGAGVAAGTRPPSSPTPGSRRRRQRPSVGVQSLRPQSPQLRQSDPQKRNLDLEKSLQFLQQQHSEMLAKLHEEIEHLKRENKGEPARGPRPALPPQAHSTLPLPQHRNTAINSSTRLGSGGTQDDLHYKLIMNQTSQKKDSLSMSSFQSVKSISNSGKARPQPGSFNKQDSKADVSQKADLEEEPLLHNSKLDKVPGVQGQASCGTSSPSWKGARGPRQPRRKLAFPGTKKPRISPRSPPRASPRNA; encoded by the exons ATGAGCGGTGCGGGGGTGGCGGCTGGGACGCGGCCCCCCAGCTCGCCGACCCCGGGCTCTCGGCGCCGGCGCCAGCGCCCCTCTGTGGGCGTCCAGTCCTTGAGGCCGCAGAGCCCGCAGCTCAGGCAGAGCGACCCGCAGAAACGGAACCTGGACCTGGAGAAAAGCCTGCAGTTCCTGCAGCAGCAGCACTCGGAGATGCTGGCCAAGCTCCATGAGGAGATCGAGCATCTGAAGCGGGAAAACAAGGGTGAGCCGGCGCGGGGCCCTAGGCCGGCCCTGCCTCCCCAGGCACACTCAACACTGCCGCTCCCGCAGCACAGAAACACAGCCATCAACTCCAGCACACGCCTGGGCTCAGGGGGAACACAGGACG ATCTCCATTACAAGCTCATAATGAATCAGACATCACAGAAGAAAG ACAGCCTCTCCATGTCAAGCTTCCAGTCTGTCAAGTCCATCTCTAATTCAG GCAAGGCCAGGCCCCAGCCCGGCTCCTTCAACAAGCAAGATTCAAAAGCTGACGTCTCCCAGAAGGCGGACCTGGAAGAGGAGCCCCTACTTCACAACAGCAAGCTGGACAAAGTTCCTGGGGTACAAGGGCAGGCCAG CTGCGGCACCTCAAGTCCCTCCTGGAAGGGAGCCAGAGGCCCCAGGCAGCCCCGGAGGAAGCTAGCTTTCCCAG GGACCAAGAAGCCACGCATTTCCCCAAGGTCTCCACCAAGAGCCTCTCCAAGAAATG CCTGA
- the CCDC74A gene encoding coiled-coil domain-containing protein 74A isoform X9 — translation MSGAGVAAGTRPPSSPTPGSRRRRQRPSVGVQSLRPQSPQLRQSDPQKRNLDLEKSLQFLQQQHSEMLAKLHEEIEHLKRENKGEPARGPRPALPPQAHSTLPLPQHRNTAINSSTRLGSGGTQDDLHYKLIMNQTSQKKDGPSGNHLSRASAPLGARWVCINGVWVEPGGPSPARLKEGSSRTHRPGGKRGRLAGGSADTVRSPADSLSMSSFQSVKSISNSVTGLVGSDLQPTLKARPGPSPAPSTSKIQKLTSPRRRTWKRSPYFTTASWTKFLGYKGRPERRKQRPLMQELPVWGTASTRAGRWGRGHTPQ, via the exons ATGAGCGGTGCGGGGGTGGCGGCTGGGACGCGGCCCCCCAGCTCGCCGACCCCGGGCTCTCGGCGCCGGCGCCAGCGCCCCTCTGTGGGCGTCCAGTCCTTGAGGCCGCAGAGCCCGCAGCTCAGGCAGAGCGACCCGCAGAAACGGAACCTGGACCTGGAGAAAAGCCTGCAGTTCCTGCAGCAGCAGCACTCGGAGATGCTGGCCAAGCTCCATGAGGAGATCGAGCATCTGAAGCGGGAAAACAAGGGTGAGCCGGCGCGGGGCCCTAGGCCGGCCCTGCCTCCCCAGGCACACTCAACACTGCCGCTCCCGCAGCACAGAAACACAGCCATCAACTCCAGCACACGCCTGGGCTCAGGGGGAACACAGGACG ATCTCCATTACAAGCTCATAATGAATCAGACATCACAGAAGAAAG ATGGCCCCTCAGGAAACCACCTTTCCAGGGCCTCTGCTCCCTTGGGCGCTCGCTGGGTCTGCATCAACGGAGTGTGGGTAGAGCCGGGAGGACCCAGCCCTGCCAGGCTGAAGGAGGGCTCCTCACGGACACACAGGCCAGGAGGCAAGCGTGGGCGTCTTGCGGGCGGTAGCGCCGACACTGTGCGCTCTCCTGCAGACAGCCTCTCCATGTCAAGCTTCCAGTCTGTCAAGTCCATCTCTAATTCAG TGACCGGCCTTGTAGGGTCTGACTTGCAGCCAACTCTCAAGGCAAGGCCAGGCCCCAGCCCGGCTCCTTCAACAAGCAAGATTCAAAAGCTGACGTCTCCCAGAAGGCGGACCTGGAAGAGGAGCCCCTACTTCACAACAGCAAGCTGGACAAAGTTCCTGGGGTACAAGGGCAGGCCAG AAAGGAGAAAGCAGAGGCCTCTAATGCAGGAGCTGCCTGTATGGGGAACAGCCAGCACCAGGGCAGGCAGATGGGGGCGGGGGCACACCCCCCAATGA
- the CCDC74A gene encoding coiled-coil domain-containing protein 74A isoform 5 (isoform 5 is encoded by transcript variant 5): MSGAGVAAGTRPPSSPTPGSRRRRQRPSVGVQSLRPQSPQLRQSDPQKRNLDLEKSLQFLQQQHSEMLAKLHEEIEHLKRENKDLHYKLIMNQTSQKKDGPSGNHLSRASAPLGARWVCINGVWVEPGGPSPARLKEGSSRTHRPGGKRGRLAGGSADTVRSPADSLSMSSFQSVKSISNSGKARPQPGSFNKQDSKADVSQKADLEEEPLLHNSKLDKVPGVQGQASPPHLGSAKCSSASCGIPTSCRPKSCGTSSPSWKGARGPRQPRRKLAFPGTKKPRISPRSPPRASPRNA; encoded by the exons ATGAGCGGTGCGGGGGTGGCGGCTGGGACGCGGCCCCCCAGCTCGCCGACCCCGGGCTCTCGGCGCCGGCGCCAGCGCCCCTCTGTGGGCGTCCAGTCCTTGAGGCCGCAGAGCCCGCAGCTCAGGCAGAGCGACCCGCAGAAACGGAACCTGGACCTGGAGAAAAGCCTGCAGTTCCTGCAGCAGCAGCACTCGGAGATGCTGGCCAAGCTCCATGAGGAGATCGAGCATCTGAAGCGGGAAAACAAGG ATCTCCATTACAAGCTCATAATGAATCAGACATCACAGAAGAAAG ATGGCCCCTCAGGAAACCACCTTTCCAGGGCCTCTGCTCCCTTGGGCGCTCGCTGGGTCTGCATCAACGGAGTGTGGGTAGAGCCGGGAGGACCCAGCCCTGCCAGGCTGAAGGAGGGCTCCTCACGGACACACAGGCCAGGAGGCAAGCGTGGGCGTCTTGCGGGCGGTAGCGCCGACACTGTGCGCTCTCCTGCAGACAGCCTCTCCATGTCAAGCTTCCAGTCTGTCAAGTCCATCTCTAATTCAG GCAAGGCCAGGCCCCAGCCCGGCTCCTTCAACAAGCAAGATTCAAAAGCTGACGTCTCCCAGAAGGCGGACCTGGAAGAGGAGCCCCTACTTCACAACAGCAAGCTGGACAAAGTTCCTGGGGTACAAGGGCAGGCCAG CCCACCACACTTAGGCAGTGCGAAGTGCTCATCCGCGAGCTGTGGAATACCAACCTCCTGCAGACCCAAGAG CTGCGGCACCTCAAGTCCCTCCTGGAAGGGAGCCAGAGGCCCCAGGCAGCCCCGGAGGAAGCTAGCTTTCCCAG GGACCAAGAAGCCACGCATTTCCCCAAGGTCTCCACCAAGAGCCTCTCCAAGAAATG CCTGA
- the CCDC74A gene encoding coiled-coil domain-containing protein 74A isoform X10 — protein MSGAGVAAGTRPPSSPTPGSRRRRQRPSVGVQSLRPQSPQLRQSDPQKRNLDLEKSLQFLQQQHSEMLAKLHEEIEHLKRENKGEPARGPRPALPPQAHSTLPLPQHRNTAINSSTRLGSGGTQDDLHYKLIMNQTSQKKDGPSGNHLSRASAPLGARWVCINGVWVEPGGPSPARLKEGSSRTHRPGGKRGRLAGGSADTVRSPADSLSMSSFQSVKSISNSGSDLQPTLKARPGPSPAPSTSKIQKLTSPRRRTWKRSPYFTTASWTKFLGYKGRPERRKQRPLMQELPVWGTASTRAGRWGRGHTPQ, from the exons ATGAGCGGTGCGGGGGTGGCGGCTGGGACGCGGCCCCCCAGCTCGCCGACCCCGGGCTCTCGGCGCCGGCGCCAGCGCCCCTCTGTGGGCGTCCAGTCCTTGAGGCCGCAGAGCCCGCAGCTCAGGCAGAGCGACCCGCAGAAACGGAACCTGGACCTGGAGAAAAGCCTGCAGTTCCTGCAGCAGCAGCACTCGGAGATGCTGGCCAAGCTCCATGAGGAGATCGAGCATCTGAAGCGGGAAAACAAGGGTGAGCCGGCGCGGGGCCCTAGGCCGGCCCTGCCTCCCCAGGCACACTCAACACTGCCGCTCCCGCAGCACAGAAACACAGCCATCAACTCCAGCACACGCCTGGGCTCAGGGGGAACACAGGACG ATCTCCATTACAAGCTCATAATGAATCAGACATCACAGAAGAAAG ATGGCCCCTCAGGAAACCACCTTTCCAGGGCCTCTGCTCCCTTGGGCGCTCGCTGGGTCTGCATCAACGGAGTGTGGGTAGAGCCGGGAGGACCCAGCCCTGCCAGGCTGAAGGAGGGCTCCTCACGGACACACAGGCCAGGAGGCAAGCGTGGGCGTCTTGCGGGCGGTAGCGCCGACACTGTGCGCTCTCCTGCAGACAGCCTCTCCATGTCAAGCTTCCAGTCTGTCAAGTCCATCTCTAATTCAG GGTCTGACTTGCAGCCAACTCTCAAGGCAAGGCCAGGCCCCAGCCCGGCTCCTTCAACAAGCAAGATTCAAAAGCTGACGTCTCCCAGAAGGCGGACCTGGAAGAGGAGCCCCTACTTCACAACAGCAAGCTGGACAAAGTTCCTGGGGTACAAGGGCAGGCCAG AAAGGAGAAAGCAGAGGCCTCTAATGCAGGAGCTGCCTGTATGGGGAACAGCCAGCACCAGGGCAGGCAGATGGGGGCGGGGGCACACCCCCCAATGA
- the CCDC74A gene encoding coiled-coil domain-containing protein 74A isoform 3 (isoform 3 is encoded by transcript variant 3): protein MSGAGVAAGTRPPSSPTPGSRRRRQRPSVGVQSLRPQSPQLRQSDPQKRNLDLEKSLQFLQQQHSEMLAKLHEEIEHLKRENKDLHYKLIMNQTSQKKDGPSGNHLSRASAPLGARWVCINGVWVEPGGPSPARLKEGSSRTHRPGGKRGRLAGGSADTVRSPADSLSMSSFQSVKSISNSGKARPQPGSFNKQDSKADVSQKADLEEEPLLHNSKLDKVPGVQGQASCGTSSPSWKGARGPRQPRRKLAFPGTKKPRISPRSPPRASPRNA from the exons ATGAGCGGTGCGGGGGTGGCGGCTGGGACGCGGCCCCCCAGCTCGCCGACCCCGGGCTCTCGGCGCCGGCGCCAGCGCCCCTCTGTGGGCGTCCAGTCCTTGAGGCCGCAGAGCCCGCAGCTCAGGCAGAGCGACCCGCAGAAACGGAACCTGGACCTGGAGAAAAGCCTGCAGTTCCTGCAGCAGCAGCACTCGGAGATGCTGGCCAAGCTCCATGAGGAGATCGAGCATCTGAAGCGGGAAAACAAGG ATCTCCATTACAAGCTCATAATGAATCAGACATCACAGAAGAAAG ATGGCCCCTCAGGAAACCACCTTTCCAGGGCCTCTGCTCCCTTGGGCGCTCGCTGGGTCTGCATCAACGGAGTGTGGGTAGAGCCGGGAGGACCCAGCCCTGCCAGGCTGAAGGAGGGCTCCTCACGGACACACAGGCCAGGAGGCAAGCGTGGGCGTCTTGCGGGCGGTAGCGCCGACACTGTGCGCTCTCCTGCAGACAGCCTCTCCATGTCAAGCTTCCAGTCTGTCAAGTCCATCTCTAATTCAG GCAAGGCCAGGCCCCAGCCCGGCTCCTTCAACAAGCAAGATTCAAAAGCTGACGTCTCCCAGAAGGCGGACCTGGAAGAGGAGCCCCTACTTCACAACAGCAAGCTGGACAAAGTTCCTGGGGTACAAGGGCAGGCCAG CTGCGGCACCTCAAGTCCCTCCTGGAAGGGAGCCAGAGGCCCCAGGCAGCCCCGGAGGAAGCTAGCTTTCCCAG GGACCAAGAAGCCACGCATTTCCCCAAGGTCTCCACCAAGAGCCTCTCCAAGAAATG CCTGA
- the CCDC74A gene encoding coiled-coil domain-containing protein 74A isoform X14, producing MSGAGVAAGTRPPSSPTPGSRRRRQRPSVGVQSLRPQSPQLRQSDPQKRNLDLEKSLQFLQQQHSEMLAKLHEEIEHLKRENKGEPARGPRPALPPQAHSTLPLPQHRNTAINSSTRLGSGGTQDDLHYKLIMNQTSQKKDSLSMSSFQSVKSISNSGSDLQPTLKARPGPSPAPSTSKIQKLTSPRRRTWKRSPYFTTASWTKFLGYKGRPERRKQRPLMQELPVWGTASTRAGRWGRGHTPQ from the exons ATGAGCGGTGCGGGGGTGGCGGCTGGGACGCGGCCCCCCAGCTCGCCGACCCCGGGCTCTCGGCGCCGGCGCCAGCGCCCCTCTGTGGGCGTCCAGTCCTTGAGGCCGCAGAGCCCGCAGCTCAGGCAGAGCGACCCGCAGAAACGGAACCTGGACCTGGAGAAAAGCCTGCAGTTCCTGCAGCAGCAGCACTCGGAGATGCTGGCCAAGCTCCATGAGGAGATCGAGCATCTGAAGCGGGAAAACAAGGGTGAGCCGGCGCGGGGCCCTAGGCCGGCCCTGCCTCCCCAGGCACACTCAACACTGCCGCTCCCGCAGCACAGAAACACAGCCATCAACTCCAGCACACGCCTGGGCTCAGGGGGAACACAGGACG ATCTCCATTACAAGCTCATAATGAATCAGACATCACAGAAGAAAG ACAGCCTCTCCATGTCAAGCTTCCAGTCTGTCAAGTCCATCTCTAATTCAG GGTCTGACTTGCAGCCAACTCTCAAGGCAAGGCCAGGCCCCAGCCCGGCTCCTTCAACAAGCAAGATTCAAAAGCTGACGTCTCCCAGAAGGCGGACCTGGAAGAGGAGCCCCTACTTCACAACAGCAAGCTGGACAAAGTTCCTGGGGTACAAGGGCAGGCCAG AAAGGAGAAAGCAGAGGCCTCTAATGCAGGAGCTGCCTGTATGGGGAACAGCCAGCACCAGGGCAGGCAGATGGGGGCGGGGGCACACCCCCCAATGA
- the CCDC74A gene encoding coiled-coil domain-containing protein 74A isoform 10 (isoform 10 is encoded by transcript variant 10), whose protein sequence is MSGAGVAAGTRPPSSPTPGSRRRRQRPSVGVQSLRPQSPQLRQSDPQKRNLDLEKSLQFLQQQHSEMLAKLHEEIEHLKRENKDLHYKLIMNQTSQKKDSLSMSSFQSVKSISNSGKARPQPGSFNKQDSKADVSQKADLEEEPLLHNSKLDKVPGVQGQASCGTSSPSWKGARGPRQPRRKLAFPGTKKPRISPRSPPRASPRNA, encoded by the exons ATGAGCGGTGCGGGGGTGGCGGCTGGGACGCGGCCCCCCAGCTCGCCGACCCCGGGCTCTCGGCGCCGGCGCCAGCGCCCCTCTGTGGGCGTCCAGTCCTTGAGGCCGCAGAGCCCGCAGCTCAGGCAGAGCGACCCGCAGAAACGGAACCTGGACCTGGAGAAAAGCCTGCAGTTCCTGCAGCAGCAGCACTCGGAGATGCTGGCCAAGCTCCATGAGGAGATCGAGCATCTGAAGCGGGAAAACAAGG ATCTCCATTACAAGCTCATAATGAATCAGACATCACAGAAGAAAG ACAGCCTCTCCATGTCAAGCTTCCAGTCTGTCAAGTCCATCTCTAATTCAG GCAAGGCCAGGCCCCAGCCCGGCTCCTTCAACAAGCAAGATTCAAAAGCTGACGTCTCCCAGAAGGCGGACCTGGAAGAGGAGCCCCTACTTCACAACAGCAAGCTGGACAAAGTTCCTGGGGTACAAGGGCAGGCCAG CTGCGGCACCTCAAGTCCCTCCTGGAAGGGAGCCAGAGGCCCCAGGCAGCCCCGGAGGAAGCTAGCTTTCCCAG GGACCAAGAAGCCACGCATTTCCCCAAGGTCTCCACCAAGAGCCTCTCCAAGAAATG CCTGA